In Gopherus flavomarginatus isolate rGopFla2 chromosome 1, rGopFla2.mat.asm, whole genome shotgun sequence, a single genomic region encodes these proteins:
- the LOC127050088 gene encoding uncharacterized protein LOC127050088, protein MKKRFESGVSKRGRKQEQLSEAAAKNSKPITSFLKPLENIPYPTNNATDNEISATGTGDISMPIPEHEDSSQEGYVLTVTDAREDPVYVQETQQQQGDVDLTQQEQFMSTIGLTVTDTGIVEKSNAAQMQSFLQISCFEIPSNIPRYADNHTFPTSLLTKSLPNSETCTRDWLCWNTEKQSLYCASLFILNKMQQMHQFSLINQDGASTAVGGS, encoded by the coding sequence ATGAAGAAGAGATTTGAAAGTGGTGTAAGCAAGAGAGGGAGAAAACAAGAACAACtgagtgaagcagcagctaagaactcaaagccaataacttcatttctcaaaccactggaaaacataCCTTACCCTACAAACAATGCTACAGATAATGAAATCTCCGCAACTGGAACAGGTGATATTTCAATGCCAATACCTGAACATGAGGACAGTAGTCAAGAAGGATATGTGCTAACAGTaacagatgcaagagaagatcctGTGTATGTTCAAGAAACTCAGCAGCAACAGGGAGATGTAGATCTTACGCAGCAAGAGCAATTCATGAGTACTATAGGTTTGACTGTGACTGACACTGGAATTGTTGAAAAGAGCAATGCTGCCCAAATGCAATCTTTTCTTCAAATTAGTTGTTTTGAAATTCCAAGTAACATTCCACGATATGCTGATAATCATACTTTCCCTACCAGTCTGCTGACAAAATCTCTTCCAAACAGTGAGACCTGCACAAGAGACTGGTTATGCTGGAATACGGAAAAACAATCTCTGTACTGTGCATCCCTcttcattttgaacaaaatgCAGCAAATGCATCAGTTCTCTCTGATCAATCAGGATGGAGCATCAACAGCAGTTGGAGGAAGTTGA